Below is a window of Komagataella phaffii GS115 chromosome 1, complete sequence DNA.
GATCGCTATGCATCATTGATTGGAGATGCTGCTGAAGAAAAGTCTCCGCTGTAGAGTCATCTACAGAGTGAGTATCCCGGTCATTTTGATCACTATGAGGTCTAGAAGATGGTTCTCTTGGTAGCTTGTCTTTGCTTGGTTTGTCATTCTCATACAGAGAGCTGTAGTCATCGTCCACAGCAGCAGCAGTCCATGGAGAATAACTGACCGTAGCTGAGCCATTTTCTTTTAATGACTTGtctgttctttcttgtGCCATTTTCTCTATGAATAGGCTAGGAAAATTCCCTATAACAACCAACGAGACAAGTTAACTTGATAAATGCGTCGATTTCACTACTGGAGGTTGGTATCCTTTGAATTAAATGAAAGTATAAAAAATTGGTCGTGTGCATGTTAATCTTTATTGACTACCAGAGAATTATATAATATTGTCAGCATGAGTGGAGGGACATGACAGGAGATAAGGAAAAATGGGGGATAAGCGTCAGTAGCAAGGTCGGACTTTTGCGGTGTTTGTTTTATCAACTAATTTGATTTCCTTTTGTTCCTTTCCCTAGACTCTCGCAGGCTCTACAAGTTGGATGCTTCCCTCGCATCGATTATAATCGCAACCATCCACTGCATCCGTCAATTCTATCTATCATTCAGTCAAACACTGATAAGTAAGCCTCTGCAACGAAACGAGCACgagaattcaaaaaaagCTTCATTTCACTTATCTCTTTgtcaacatcttccatGAATTcgatgatgaaatcaaCCAGCTTGTGCTTCATCATAATCTCATTATGGTAGTTGGTCAATAGGAAACTAATATCGTATCCTTTAATAGGAGCTCTTCTAAGAATCAAAAAGTTCTCGGCTCTTTTGGTCAAAAATCGGGTAAATTTATCTACTAGAATATGTTCAATCTCATCAGACTGTTTAATCTTGATGGATATCCTAACGGAATTGATACTTGGTTCAATCAGAACGTGTTCATTTTCGTTTCTGGAAATAACTAGCGGATTCAGCAGGATTTCCTTagtctttttgttttctaCTTCGGGATAATTGTGTCTTTCTACTATTTGAGAACTGAAGTTCTCAACGCAGAGAGCAGCGTTCAGAGAAAAGCGCACTGCTGTTAAATATGGACGCAACGTTTGAGACTGAAATGGGACTGTTAGTAATTGTTTCCTATTCTGACCTGTAAATGAATCCGACTTACCATTTTAGGGGCTATGGATGGACACCGATACGTTCGGGTTGGTTACGATGTGTTGGTGTTGATGGAAATAGTAATTTCGAGGCGAGGTCCCTTTGAGAAAAGATGGATAGAAGGGGGACGCTTTGCGCAAGCATCCGTTCCAGAGGAGCGAAATTACTAGTAGCGacactgaaaaatctgaGAAGATCATCCTTTTGGTAGCACCCAGAGACGAAGGATCTTTAATGAAATGGTTTGAGCTaaaaaaatatcatctATACGCAGTTTTTATGTAAATAGAGCTCCTTGACCTTCTTTGTATCTTTTCATGATACAAGTATTTTAATCCTATTTGTCTTTCTATTAAGTAGTTCACCACCCAAAGGTATCCCATATCACTCATCTATATTTCACTCTGGCCCTCAGACTACACAATGAAATGGCAGTCTGCTACGGATCAAGATGGAAATACTTATTACTACAATCCTGAAACTGGAGAAACGTCGTGGGAGAACCCTGAAGCCACTGCTGAAAATATCGACGAGGACCCAAAAGGAGAAACTGACGAGGATTCTGAGTGGAAAGAGTATACCACTGATGACGGCAAGAGCTACTATTACAATGAGAAAACCGGCCAGAGTGTATGGGAGGATCCCAGGAAGCAAGCATTAGCATCAGAGGTCAAGGGCGACGGCGAAGAAGGAGAGATaaaattcaaagacatAAATCTATCTGATTACGTAGTGCAATCTGCATTAATCGGAGATGAAACACAAACAAGATCACCagaacaaagagaaactgaCTTTATAGCCATGCTTAATGAAAGGAATATTGATCCAAAGTTACCATTTACCAAAGCTATTTCATTAATCATTCAAGATTCCAGATATTGGAACGTGGAGGATTCCCTGAAGAGAAATGACCTATACCAGTCATATCAAGTATCCAAACAGCAGGAAGTCTTTAAAGAGCAACAGGATGCAGAGCAGTCATTTAAAAACACATTTCTCAAAGTCTTATCTAATTACCCAGAGATAAAATATTATACAAGGTGGAAAACCTGTTCCAGATTAATCATTGACGAGCCTATATACTCTCTTGGATCcgagaaattgaaaagaagattgtTTGAAGAGTACACTAGCAGTCTCAGAGAGGAACACGAAAGACAAACTAATGAACTTAAATCTAACGAACTGCAAGATCTGAAGACATATTTAAAATCAAGCTTAACTATTGAATCAAAATGGAAAGATATATCAGGTCAATTGATGGAAAAGTTCCCTCATCTTTCATCTATGGAGCAGTTGGGCTGCTATGAACAAGAAATGGACCTCCATGTAAAGCAATTAGACCAAGCTATCAAACTCAATCAAAAGCTTAACTACAGGAAAGACAGGCAAGCAAGAGATTCGTTTAAAAAGgcaatttctttgaaactAAAAGAGATTCAGAATGCAAATTTAACATATTATGAGTACATCCAGCAAATCAAAGACTTACCAGAGTTTAAAGAAATTTTGGGTCGAAATGGATCCTCCCCTATTGATGTATTTTGGGACTTGCTGGATAGTGAAAATTATGGACTGCAACAAATATTGATTCAGTTATTAATAAAGCCggaaatggaaaatatatctgatcttgaat
It encodes the following:
- a CDS encoding Subunit of the ARP2/3 complex; translated protein: MSQTLRPYLTAVRFSLNAALCVENFSSQIVERHNYPEVENKKTKEILLNPLVISRNENEHVLIEPSINSVRISIKIKQSDEIEHILVDKFTRFLTKRAENFLILRRAPIKGYDISFLLTNYHNEIMMKHKLVDFIIEFMEDVDKEISEMKLFLNSRARFVAEAYLSVFD
- a CDS encoding U1 snRNP protein involved in splicing, which codes for MKWQSATDQDGNTYYYNPETGETSWENPEATAENIDEDPKGETDEDSEWKEYTTDDGKSYYYNEKTGQSVWEDPRKQALASEVKGDGEEGEIKFKDINLSDYVVQSALIGDETQTRSPEQRETDFIAMLNERNIDPKLPFTKAISLIIQDSRYWNVEDSLKRNDLYQSYQVSKQQEVFKEQQDAEQSFKNTFLKVLSNYPEIKYYTRWKTCSRLIIDEPIYSLGSEKLKRRLFEEYTSSLREEHERQTNELKSNELQDLKTYLKSSLTIESKWKDISGQLMEKFPHLSSMEQLGCYEQEMDLHVKQLDQAIKLNQKLNYRKDRQARDSFKKAISLKLKEIQNANLTYYEYIQQIKDLPEFKEILGRNGSSPIDVFWDLLDSENYGLQQILIQLLIKPEMENISDLESFKRKIADLDYQVSDKNSNILFGMFQVEKEKELQSKKRKITPEVSRPKKKINTFGYGSF